One genomic window of Campylobacter fetus subsp. fetus includes the following:
- the acpP gene encoding acyl carrier protein, which produces MAVFDEVKDVVVEQLSVAPDAVKMESKIIEDLGADSLDVVELVMALEEKFEVEIPDSEAEKLISISDVVNYIDGLKK; this is translated from the coding sequence ATGGCAGTATTTGATGAAGTTAAAGATGTAGTTGTAGAGCAATTAAGTGTTGCCCCAGACGCGGTTAAAATGGAATCAAAAATCATAGAGGATCTAGGTGCTGATTCACTTGATGTTGTTGAGCTTGTTATGGCTTTAGAAGAGAAATTCGAAGTAGAGATTCCAGATAGCGAAGCTGAGAAATTAATAAGCATATCTGATGTTGTAAATTATATAGATGGTCTAAAAAAATAA
- a CDS encoding beta-ketoacyl-ACP synthase II, translating to MKRVVVTGMGMVNALGLDKETSFKNICDGKTGVKKITLFDATDFPVQIAAQIDDFDPATVMEAKEIKKADRFIHLGLKAANEAINDANLSEFDPNEFGVSSAAGIGGLPNIEKNSNICFEKGPKRISPFFIPSSLVNMLGGLVSINHNLKGPNLSSVTACAASTHALCEAAKSIMIGEAKAMLVVGAESAICPVGIGGFAAMKALSTRNDDPEHASRPFDKDRDGFVMGEGAGALVLEEYESALSRGAKIYAEIIGFGETGDAHHITSPSQDGPERAMKKALSMAENIKIDYVNAHGTSTYANDTNETNALKAIFGSNIPPVSSTKGQIGHCLGAAGAIEAVISIMALQNSIIPPTINQIEQDDECDLDYVPNIARKAELKTAMSNSFGFGGTNGSVIFKKLEK from the coding sequence TTGAAAAGAGTCGTAGTAACTGGTATGGGTATGGTAAATGCGCTAGGTCTTGATAAAGAGACATCTTTTAAAAATATTTGCGATGGTAAAACCGGAGTTAAAAAGATAACCTTATTTGATGCTACCGATTTTCCTGTTCAGATAGCTGCACAAATAGATGACTTTGATCCAGCTACTGTTATGGAAGCAAAAGAGATAAAAAAGGCGGATAGATTCATACATCTTGGCTTGAAAGCAGCAAATGAAGCTATAAACGACGCAAATTTAAGTGAATTTGACCCGAATGAATTTGGTGTTAGCTCGGCTGCTGGTATAGGCGGACTCCCAAATATTGAAAAAAACTCAAACATATGTTTTGAAAAAGGTCCTAAAAGAATCTCGCCATTTTTTATCCCATCCTCACTTGTAAATATGCTTGGCGGTTTAGTTAGCATAAACCACAATCTAAAAGGTCCAAATTTATCAAGCGTTACAGCGTGTGCAGCCTCAACTCACGCTTTATGCGAAGCCGCAAAAAGTATTATGATAGGCGAAGCTAAAGCTATGCTCGTTGTTGGTGCAGAATCTGCAATATGCCCTGTTGGTATCGGAGGATTTGCCGCTATGAAAGCGTTATCTACTAGAAATGATGACCCTGAGCATGCTTCACGTCCTTTTGATAAAGATAGAGATGGATTTGTAATGGGAGAGGGAGCCGGTGCCTTAGTTCTTGAAGAGTATGAAAGCGCATTATCTCGCGGAGCTAAAATTTATGCCGAAATAATTGGATTTGGAGAAACTGGAGACGCACATCATATAACAAGTCCTAGTCAAGACGGTCCGGAACGTGCTATGAAAAAAGCTCTATCAATGGCTGAAAATATAAAAATCGATTACGTAAATGCTCATGGTACTTCAACATATGCAAACGATACAAATGAAACTAATGCCTTAAAAGCAATATTTGGCTCAAATATTCCTCCTGTTAGCTCAACAAAAGGTCAAATCGGCCATTGTCTAGGAGCTGCTGGAGCTATAGAAGCTGTTATATCTATAATGGCTCTTCAAAATAGTATTATCCCGCCTACCATAAACCAGATAGAACAAGATGATGAATGCGATCTGGATTATGTTCCAAATATAGCTAGAAAAGCTGAGCTAAAAACAGCTATGAGCAACTCTTTTGGCTTTGGTGGAACAAACGGCTCCGTAATATTTAAAAAGTTGGAAAAATAA
- the accA gene encoding acetyl-CoA carboxylase carboxyl transferase subunit alpha — protein sequence MASYLDFEKGIKQIDDDIANAKIRGDEHAVEILRKNLEKEITKTYKNLNEFQRLNLARHPDRPYALDYIRALLKDGYEIHGDRAFRDDPSIVCYIGYIGGKRVIVIAEQKGRGTKYKIMRNFGMPHPEGYRKALRIARLAEKFEIPIIFLIDTPGAYPGVGAEERGQSEAIARNLFEFSELKTRTIAVVIGEGGSGGALAIGVADRLAMMKNSVFSVISPEGCAAILWNDPSKNEAATKAMKITADDLKELQLIDDVIDEPVMGAHRDKEGAIKALGEYILKQLDELEKKDINDVVKNRIEKILSVGAYA from the coding sequence ATGGCTAGCTACCTCGACTTTGAGAAAGGCATAAAACAGATAGATGATGATATAGCAAACGCAAAAATAAGAGGCGACGAACATGCCGTAGAAATTTTAAGAAAAAATTTAGAAAAAGAAATAACAAAAACATATAAAAATTTAAATGAATTCCAAAGATTAAATTTAGCAAGACATCCCGATCGTCCATATGCTCTTGATTATATCAGAGCATTATTAAAAGATGGCTATGAAATACACGGCGATAGAGCATTTCGCGATGATCCTTCTATAGTATGCTATATCGGATATATAGGCGGTAAAAGAGTTATAGTTATAGCAGAACAAAAAGGAAGAGGCACAAAATATAAAATAATGAGAAATTTCGGTATGCCTCACCCTGAAGGGTATAGAAAAGCATTAAGAATCGCTAGATTAGCAGAAAAATTTGAAATACCTATTATATTTCTTATAGATACTCCAGGAGCATACCCAGGAGTAGGAGCTGAAGAGCGTGGTCAAAGTGAAGCGATAGCTAGAAATTTATTTGAATTTAGCGAGTTAAAAACTAGAACAATAGCCGTTGTTATAGGTGAAGGCGGAAGTGGCGGAGCACTTGCTATAGGAGTTGCCGATAGATTGGCTATGATGAAAAACTCGGTATTTTCAGTTATATCTCCTGAGGGATGCGCTGCCATATTATGGAATGATCCATCAAAAAATGAAGCTGCAACAAAAGCGATGAAAATTACCGCAGATGACTTAAAAGAGCTGCAACTTATAGATGATGTAATAGATGAGCCTGTTATGGGCGCTCATAGAGACAAAGAAGGAGCCATAAAAGCTCTTGGTGAATATATATTAAAACAGTTAGATGAATTAGAAAAAAAAGATATTAATGATGTAGTAAAAAATCGTATAGAAAAGATACTATCTGTTGGAGCTTATGCTTAG
- a CDS encoding SEL1-like repeat protein gives MNIMKVTALIGACFFIAGCAQASAQKQVESKTLSVSQDSKIEKLDKECKSGIQASCKDLGDYFYDKLDFKTAARAYDYTCAKFQYLPACLRLAYMFESGKGMDKNLEIAKDIYIRACHSGDKESCKKAQNIK, from the coding sequence ATGAATATCATGAAAGTTACTGCTTTGATCGGTGCTTGTTTCTTCATAGCAGGTTGTGCACAAGCTTCAGCTCAAAAACAGGTAGAGTCTAAAACACTTAGCGTTAGCCAAGATTCTAAAATAGAAAAATTAGATAAAGAGTGCAAATCGGGAATTCAAGCCAGTTGTAAAGATTTGGGCGATTACTTTTATGATAAATTGGATTTTAAAACAGCTGCTAGAGCCTATGATTATACTTGTGCTAAATTTCAATATTTACCGGCTTGTTTAAGGTTAGCTTATATGTTTGAATCTGGAAAAGGCATGGATAAAAATCTTGAAATAGCTAAAGATATTTACATAAGAGCTTGTCATAGCGGCGATAAAGAGAGCTGTAAAAAAGCACAAAATATAAAATAA
- a CDS encoding dihydrolipoyl dehydrogenase family protein encodes MKYDLIIIGFGKAGKTLAAKAATLGKKVALIEKSDKMYGGTCINIGCIPTKKLVTLSKDAKFFSDRNEYFCKSMEAKDTLVSALRAKNYGMLNDNPNVTLIKATAKFKDENTILADGEELSAPIIVINTGSKEKDIPFEVKSNQIYTSTAILNLKTLPKHLIVLGMGFIGLEFASMFANFGSKVTIMARKNEFLPDLDNDTSSSVKEALQAQGIEIILGSKFERLDGDTLSFNQNGISKNIKADAFLAAFGRTPAIDELSLQNANIAVGDKCEVLVNDHLQTTIPHIYAVGDCKGGPEFTYISLDDYRIVFNHIFGDKTRSSANRSVWATTTFMDTELSQVGKSEKELSKHELKIAKVNLSSVPMAKVLAHDTGFMKAIVDKNSDEILGITLHCKNANEIINMFSLAMENKIKASKFKSQIFTHPSISEAINDLFSQI; translated from the coding sequence GTGAAGTATGATTTGATAATTATCGGATTTGGTAAGGCCGGAAAAACTTTAGCAGCTAAAGCCGCAACGCTTGGAAAAAAAGTCGCTTTGATAGAAAAAAGCGATAAAATGTACGGAGGAACTTGTATAAATATAGGTTGCATTCCAACTAAAAAGCTAGTTACTCTTAGCAAAGATGCTAAGTTTTTCAGCGATAGAAATGAGTATTTTTGCAAGTCTATGGAGGCTAAAGATACACTTGTAAGTGCGCTTAGAGCTAAAAACTATGGTATGTTAAACGACAATCCAAATGTAACGCTCATAAAAGCTACTGCTAAATTTAAAGATGAAAATACTATTTTAGCAGACGGTGAAGAGCTAAGCGCTCCTATAATTGTGATAAATACCGGAAGCAAGGAGAAAGATATTCCGTTTGAAGTTAAATCAAATCAAATTTATACTTCTACAGCTATTTTAAATTTAAAAACACTACCTAAGCATTTAATTGTTTTAGGTATGGGATTTATAGGGCTTGAGTTTGCTTCTATGTTTGCAAATTTTGGTTCAAAAGTAACTATTATGGCAAGAAAAAACGAGTTTTTACCCGACCTTGACAATGATACTTCAAGTAGCGTAAAAGAGGCTTTGCAGGCTCAAGGCATAGAAATTATCCTTGGTAGTAAATTTGAAAGACTTGATGGCGATACTCTTAGTTTTAATCAAAACGGTATAAGTAAAAATATAAAAGCAGATGCATTTTTAGCCGCATTTGGTAGAACTCCGGCGATAGATGAGTTGTCTTTACAAAATGCTAATATAGCAGTTGGTGATAAATGTGAAGTGCTTGTCAATGATCATCTTCAAACTACAATACCTCATATTTATGCTGTTGGAGATTGTAAAGGCGGACCGGAATTTACTTATATCAGCCTTGATGATTATCGTATAGTGTTTAATCATATATTTGGTGATAAAACTCGCAGCTCTGCTAATAGAAGCGTGTGGGCTACTACGACTTTTATGGATACCGAGCTTAGTCAAGTTGGCAAAAGTGAAAAGGAGCTATCAAAGCATGAGTTAAAGATAGCAAAAGTAAATTTGAGCTCTGTGCCTATGGCAAAAGTTCTAGCTCACGATACTGGTTTTATGAAAGCCATTGTGGATAAAAATAGCGATGAAATACTTGGTATCACGCTGCATTGCAAAAATGCGAACGAGATAATAAATATGTTTAGCTTAGCCATGGAGAATAAAATCAAAGCTTCTAAGTTTAAAAGCCAGATTTTTACGCATCCTAGTATAAGCGAAGCTATAAACGATTTGTTTAGTCAAATTTAA
- the prfB gene encoding peptide chain release factor 2, which translates to MDSYEYTELLKKLNTKVQNISRVIKPQDIEIRLKEIEDIENRPEFWNDIKKAGEIGKEKTKISNMLCKFKNVKSAISDAYELYELANAEDDEQTINSLFEDAQNLENKITNLEISMMLSGEDDSKNAIVSIHPGAGGTESNDWASMLYRMYLRFCEREGFKVETLDFQEGDEAGLKDVSFIVKGENAYGYLKAENGVHRLVRTSPFDSAGRRHTSFSSVMVSPEVDDDIAIEIEEKDLRLDYYRASGAGGQHVNKTESAVRITHIPTGIVVQCQNDRSQHKNKATAMKMLKSRLYEFELMKQQEANNAIEKSEIGWGHQIRSYVLFPYQQVKDTRSGEAYSQTDAILDGDIKKIIESVLISQKSSANKE; encoded by the coding sequence TTGGATAGTTACGAATATACAGAACTTTTAAAAAAATTAAATACTAAAGTTCAAAATATAAGTCGTGTTATAAAACCTCAAGATATAGAAATAAGACTTAAAGAGATAGAAGATATAGAAAACAGACCTGAGTTTTGGAATGATATCAAAAAAGCCGGTGAAATAGGAAAAGAAAAAACTAAAATTTCAAATATGCTTTGCAAATTTAAAAACGTAAAAAGTGCAATAAGTGATGCTTATGAGCTTTATGAATTAGCAAATGCCGAAGATGATGAGCAAACTATAAATTCGCTTTTTGAAGATGCACAAAATCTTGAAAATAAGATAACGAATTTAGAAATTTCTATGATGCTTAGCGGAGAAGACGACAGTAAAAACGCTATAGTAAGCATCCATCCAGGAGCCGGAGGAACTGAGAGCAATGACTGGGCAAGTATGCTTTATAGGATGTATTTGAGATTTTGTGAGAGAGAGGGATTTAAAGTTGAAACTTTAGACTTTCAAGAAGGTGATGAAGCGGGACTAAAAGATGTAAGCTTTATCGTAAAAGGCGAGAATGCTTATGGGTATCTAAAAGCTGAAAATGGTGTCCACCGCCTTGTTAGAACTAGCCCGTTTGATAGTGCAGGACGCCGTCATACAAGCTTTTCAAGCGTAATGGTAAGCCCTGAAGTTGATGATGATATAGCTATAGAAATAGAAGAAAAAGACCTTAGATTGGATTATTACAGAGCTAGTGGAGCAGGTGGGCAGCACGTAAATAAAACAGAAAGTGCGGTGCGTATAACTCATATACCAACAGGTATCGTTGTGCAGTGCCAAAACGACAGAAGTCAGCATAAAAACAAAGCTACGGCTATGAAAATGTTAAAATCAAGACTTTACGAATTTGAGCTTATGAAGCAGCAAGAAGCAAATAACGCCATAGAAAAAAGTGAAATCGGCTGGGGTCATCAGATACGCTCATACGTACTTTTTCCGTATCAGCAAGTCAAAGACACTAGAAGCGGCGAGGCGTACAGCCAAACAGACGCTATACTCGATGGCGATATAAAAAAGATAATAGAATCAGTACTTATAAGCCAAAAAAGTAGCGCAAACAAAGAGTAG
- the panC gene encoding pantoate--beta-alanine ligase, with product MQILKSVSELLEFRNNCGGSVGFVPTMGALHNGHATLIKNSVSQNDDTIVSVFVNPTQFLPGEDLEKYPRNQSGDIKICELCGASALFFPNADEIYSKDEPLIIAPKRISTILEGATRPGHFDGVCMVLNKLFNLVSPTRAYFGKKDSQQLVIVQNMVKRFFLNLEIVPCDIVRESDGLALSSRNSYLNDDELCYALKLSRSLMRASNLIKANELNSNIIKSSMSECLEPLKVDYIAVVDRNFEPIENVEIGNSIILVAAYVGKTRLIDNIWI from the coding sequence ATGCAAATATTAAAAAGTGTTAGCGAACTTTTAGAATTTCGCAATAACTGCGGCGGCAGTGTAGGTTTTGTACCTACTATGGGTGCTTTACATAACGGTCATGCAACGCTTATAAAAAATTCGGTTTCGCAAAACGACGATACGATAGTAAGCGTATTTGTAAATCCTACGCAATTTTTACCCGGAGAGGATCTAGAAAAATATCCAAGAAATCAAAGCGGAGATATAAAAATATGTGAATTGTGCGGAGCAAGCGCGCTGTTTTTTCCAAATGCAGATGAAATATACAGTAAAGACGAACCGCTCATAATCGCTCCAAAACGTATATCCACCATACTTGAGGGCGCTACTAGACCGGGTCATTTTGATGGCGTATGTATGGTTTTAAACAAATTATTTAATCTTGTATCTCCGACTAGAGCGTATTTTGGTAAAAAAGATTCTCAGCAGCTAGTAATTGTACAAAATATGGTAAAAAGATTTTTTTTAAATTTAGAAATAGTACCTTGTGATATAGTAAGAGAAAGCGACGGATTGGCACTTTCAAGCAGAAATAGTTATCTAAACGACGACGAACTTTGCTATGCTTTAAAGTTATCAAGATCCCTTATGAGAGCTTCAAATTTAATAAAAGCAAACGAGCTAAACTCAAATATCATAAAATCATCTATGAGTGAGTGCTTAGAGCCGTTAAAAGTCGATTATATCGCTGTTGTAGATAGAAATTTCGAACCGATAGAAAATGTAGAGATAGGAAATAGCATAATTTTGGTCGCTGCATATGTTGGTAAAACCAGATTAATAGATAATATATGGATATAA
- the rimO gene encoding 30S ribosomal protein S12 methylthiotransferase RimO, producing the protein MPNLYLVSLGCNKNLVDSEIMLGRLSSYNIVDKPNNADVMIVNTCGFIESAKEESVRTILELASYKKENSVLVVTGCLMQRYRDELMKELPEVDIFTGVGDYASIDEMILKKQNLFSPGVYLQKSDTKRVITGSSYHAYIKIAEGCNQKCSFCAIPTFKGKLKSRDINSIIKEVKELTKDGYSDFSFIAQDTSSFLRDAGINDGLIKLIDEVEKIEAVKSARILYLYPTTASMELIDKIIASPKFVNYFDMPIQHINDDMLKIMRRGSSKERLKELLTKMRAAPKSFLRTGIIIGHPGETGERFDELCDFLTEFKFDRISAFAYSKEEGTLAYEMEQIPSKTITKRLNTIEKIIKKQIEGSFKSLVGEVIKVQINGSSSEGEMFFGAKSIIWDREIDGEILINDTQIKDPKVGEIYDCKINEFVKDKLIGEIICNS; encoded by the coding sequence ATGCCAAATTTATACTTAGTTTCATTAGGATGCAATAAAAATCTAGTCGATAGCGAGATAATGCTAGGACGTCTTAGCTCATATAATATAGTAGATAAACCAAATAATGCGGATGTAATGATAGTGAATACTTGTGGATTTATAGAGAGCGCAAAAGAAGAGAGCGTAAGGACTATACTAGAACTAGCAAGTTATAAAAAAGAAAATAGCGTATTGGTAGTCACAGGTTGTCTTATGCAAAGATATCGCGACGAGCTTATGAAAGAACTTCCAGAAGTAGATATATTTACAGGAGTGGGCGACTATGCTAGCATAGATGAAATGATACTAAAAAAGCAAAATCTGTTTAGTCCTGGTGTTTATCTGCAAAAAAGCGACACAAAACGCGTTATAACCGGCTCTAGCTATCATGCATATATAAAAATAGCCGAAGGCTGCAATCAAAAATGTAGTTTTTGTGCCATACCCACTTTCAAAGGCAAACTAAAAAGCAGAGATATAAACAGCATAATCAAAGAAGTAAAAGAGCTAACAAAAGACGGATATAGCGACTTTAGCTTCATCGCACAAGATACTAGCTCATTTTTAAGAGACGCAGGGATAAATGATGGGCTCATAAAGCTCATAGATGAAGTAGAAAAGATAGAAGCAGTAAAATCTGCTAGAATTCTCTACTTATATCCAACAACTGCGAGTATGGAGCTTATAGATAAAATTATAGCTTCGCCTAAATTCGTAAATTATTTTGATATGCCTATCCAACATATAAATGACGATATGTTAAAGATAATGAGGCGAGGAAGTTCAAAAGAGCGCTTAAAAGAGCTTTTAACAAAGATGAGAGCAGCGCCTAAAAGCTTTTTGCGAACAGGAATTATAATAGGTCATCCGGGGGAGACTGGGGAGCGATTTGATGAGTTGTGCGATTTTTTAACCGAGTTCAAATTTGATAGGATATCGGCTTTTGCTTACTCTAAAGAAGAAGGTACTCTAGCTTATGAGATGGAGCAAATTCCTTCTAAAACCATAACAAAAAGACTAAATACGATAGAAAAAATTATAAAAAAACAGATAGAAGGTAGTTTCAAAAGTCTAGTAGGCGAGGTCATAAAAGTCCAGATAAACGGCTCAAGCAGCGAAGGAGAAATGTTTTTTGGAGCTAAAAGCATAATATGGGATAGAGAGATCGACGGCGAGATTCTCATAAATGACACTCAAATAAAAGATCCTAAAGTGGGCGAAATTTATGACTGCAAGATAAATGAATTTGTCAAAGACAAGCTTATCGGAGAGATTATTTGCAACTCTTAA
- the tilS gene encoding tRNA lysidine(34) synthetase TilS translates to MQLLNLDSLHHKKCLLAFSYGTDSTALFHILNEKNIEFDCAFINYKTRVQSDEEEVSAKELCLKFNKNIHIKIAPLNLENGSNFEKKARDIRHKFFDEICIKFNYDTLILAHQLNDCLEWLFMQLSKGSGTVQLCGLEPTNTKIAEFENIKKQISVIRPLINVSRNEIISYLKQKNINYFTDISNFDFKFKRNFIRANFSDAFIEKFEKGVIKSFEFLRADRTALLGEFIYEDSEFFIIEKSINSINLVDLACKKLDVLMSQSSRKQCLKNDCVISHKVCVTSNETNYFVAPFIKKKMDKKFKEKCRVLRIPPLLRGYLSQNQHLMSLFEKHKPLS, encoded by the coding sequence TTGCAACTCTTAAATTTAGATAGTTTGCATCATAAAAAGTGCTTGTTAGCATTTTCATATGGAACCGACAGTACCGCACTTTTTCATATATTAAATGAGAAAAATATCGAGTTTGACTGCGCATTTATAAATTATAAAACCAGAGTGCAAAGTGACGAAGAAGAAGTTAGCGCAAAGGAACTTTGCTTAAAATTTAATAAAAATATTCATATAAAAATAGCACCTTTAAATTTAGAAAATGGCTCAAATTTTGAGAAAAAGGCACGCGATATTAGACATAAATTTTTTGATGAAATTTGTATTAAATTTAACTATGACACACTGATTTTAGCTCATCAGCTAAATGACTGCTTAGAGTGGCTATTTATGCAGCTTAGCAAAGGTTCTGGAACAGTGCAGTTATGTGGATTAGAGCCTACAAATACAAAAATAGCCGAATTTGAAAATATCAAAAAACAAATTAGCGTTATAAGACCGCTGATAAACGTAAGTAGAAATGAGATTATATCTTATTTAAAACAGAAAAATATCAACTACTTCACAGATATTTCAAATTTCGATTTTAAATTCAAAAGAAACTTTATAAGAGCAAATTTCAGTGATGCTTTTATAGAAAAATTTGAAAAAGGAGTTATAAAAAGCTTTGAGTTTTTAAGAGCAGATAGAACTGCGCTTTTAGGGGAGTTTATCTATGAAGACTCGGAGTTTTTTATCATAGAAAAAAGCATAAATTCTATAAATTTAGTAGATTTGGCTTGTAAAAAATTAGATGTTTTAATGAGCCAAAGCTCAAGAAAACAATGCTTAAAAAACGATTGCGTGATATCTCACAAAGTGTGTGTAACTTCTAATGAAACGAACTATTTCGTAGCACCGTTTATAAAGAAAAAAATGGATAAAAAATTCAAAGAAAAGTGTAGAGTTTTACGCATTCCTCCACTACTTCGCGGATATTTAAGTCAAAATCAACATCTTATGTCTCTTTTTGAGAAACATAAACCTTTATCTTAA